A segment of the Catenuloplanes nepalensis genome:
GATCGTTCGATTTAATGAACGCACGACATGAAATATCGAACATACCGCTGGGTATGTCAAATCGAACGAAGGGTCCGATGAAACGAACGCCTGAGCCGCCGATCGCCGCCATCGCGGCCGCCCTCAAGCAGGAACGGGAGCGGGCCGGCCTCTCGCTGGCCGAGCTGGCCCGCCGCGCCGGCGTGGCCAAGTCCACGCTGTCGCAGCTGGAGGCGGGCAGCGGCAACCCCAGCGTGGAGACGCTCTGGTCGCTCGGCAACGCGCTGGACGTACCGCTGAGCCGGCTCATCGAACCGCCCGTGCCGAAGGTGCGGGTGATCCGTGCGGGCGAGAACCCGCGCGTGACGTCGGAGCAGGCGTTCTACACCGGGTCCCTGCTTACCGCCGGCGACGGCCGGGCGCGGCGGGACGTCTACATCATCGAGTCCGACCCCGGCGCGGTACGGCGCGCGGAACCCCACCTGCCCGGCACGGTCGAACACGCGATCGTGGCGGCCGGCCGGGTCAGGATCGGCCCGGCGGACGATCCGGTGGAGCTGAACCCGGGCGACTACGTGTCCTACCCGGGCGACGCCCCGCACGTCTACGAAGGGTTGGAGCCCGGCAGCTGGGCAGTGCTGATCATGGAGCACCCGTGATCAGTGAGCTTCTCGACCTGCCCAGGGCCGAAGGCAGGTGGAAAATGGTCAGAACTTCTCGCCGACCCCGACCGCCGGCGACGGCACCCGCATGCGGCGGAAGCTGAGCGAGCGGGAGATGCCGTAGAAGTAGAGCGAGCCCATCCGCTCCGACGTCTTCGGGAAGCGCTCGTTGACGATCTTCTTGATCCGGCGGCTGATCAGGAAGCTGTCCACGATCACGGCGAGCGCGAGCGCCAGCCAGAGGATGTTCGCGATCGCCTGCACCCGGGAGTCCGGCACGCTGGCGCCGATCAGCACCACGAACG
Coding sequences within it:
- a CDS encoding helix-turn-helix domain-containing protein; this translates as MKRTPEPPIAAIAAALKQERERAGLSLAELARRAGVAKSTLSQLEAGSGNPSVETLWSLGNALDVPLSRLIEPPVPKVRVIRAGENPRVTSEQAFYTGSLLTAGDGRARRDVYIIESDPGAVRRAEPHLPGTVEHAIVAAGRVRIGPADDPVELNPGDYVSYPGDAPHVYEGLEPGSWAVLIMEHP